Proteins encoded within one genomic window of Streptomyces kaniharaensis:
- the lepA gene encoding translation elongation factor 4 yields MPATPSNVPEPSRTDPALIRNFCIIAHIDHGKSTLADRMLQITGVVDPRQMRAQYLDRMDIERERGITIKSQAVRLPWAPKTGPNAGATHILNMIDTPGHVDFTYEVSRSLAACEGTILVVDAAQGIEAQTLANLYLALENDLTIIPVLNKIDLPAAQPEKYAAEIAHIIGCDPSDVLQVSAKTGLGVEDLLDHIVDNIPAPVGVKDAPARAMIFDSVYDAYRGVVTYVRVVDGQLTKRERIAMMSTGATHELLEIGVISPEPKVADGLGVGEVGYIITGVKDVRQSKVGDTITSQNKGATEALGGYKDPRPMVFSGLYPLDGSDYPLLRDALDKLRLNDAALVYEPETSVALGFGYRCGFLGLLHLEIIRERLEREFNLDLISTAPNVIYRVVMEDGTEHTVTNPSEFPTGKIAEVFEPVVRGTILAPNEFVGAIMELCQSRRGNLQGMDYLSEDRVELRYTLPLAEIVFDFFDQLKSKTRGYASLDYEPIGEQSANLVKVDILLHGDAVDAFSAIVHKDKAYNYGVMMAGKLQKLIPRQQFEVPIQAAIGSRVIARETVRAIRKDVLAKCYGGDISRKRKLLEKQKEGKKRMKMVGRVEVPQEAFIAALSTDAEAPKEKK; encoded by the coding sequence GTGCCCGCGACCCCCAGCAATGTGCCAGAGCCCAGCCGTACCGACCCGGCGCTGATCCGCAACTTCTGCATCATCGCCCACATCGACCACGGCAAGTCGACGCTCGCAGACCGGATGCTGCAGATCACCGGCGTCGTCGACCCGCGGCAGATGCGTGCCCAGTACCTCGACCGCATGGACATCGAGCGTGAGCGCGGCATCACCATCAAGTCGCAGGCGGTCCGCCTCCCGTGGGCGCCCAAGACCGGGCCGAACGCCGGGGCGACGCACATCCTCAACATGATCGACACCCCGGGCCACGTGGACTTCACGTACGAGGTGTCCCGCTCCCTCGCCGCGTGCGAGGGCACCATCCTGGTCGTCGACGCGGCCCAGGGCATCGAGGCGCAGACCCTCGCCAACCTGTACCTGGCGCTGGAGAACGACCTCACGATCATCCCGGTGCTCAACAAGATCGACCTGCCGGCCGCCCAGCCGGAGAAGTACGCCGCCGAGATCGCGCACATCATCGGCTGCGACCCGTCCGACGTGCTCCAGGTCAGCGCCAAGACCGGCCTCGGCGTCGAGGACCTGCTCGACCACATCGTCGACAACATCCCGGCCCCGGTCGGCGTCAAGGACGCCCCGGCCCGCGCGATGATCTTCGACTCGGTGTACGACGCCTACCGCGGCGTGGTCACCTACGTGCGTGTCGTGGACGGCCAGCTCACCAAGCGCGAGCGGATCGCGATGATGTCCACCGGCGCCACCCACGAGCTGCTGGAGATCGGCGTCATCTCGCCCGAGCCGAAGGTCGCCGACGGCCTCGGCGTCGGCGAGGTGGGCTACATCATCACCGGTGTGAAGGACGTCCGGCAGTCCAAGGTCGGTGACACGATCACCTCGCAGAACAAGGGCGCCACCGAGGCGCTGGGCGGCTACAAGGACCCGCGTCCGATGGTGTTCTCGGGCCTGTACCCGCTGGACGGCTCGGACTACCCGCTGCTGCGCGACGCCCTGGACAAGCTGCGGCTCAACGACGCCGCGCTGGTGTACGAGCCGGAGACCTCGGTCGCGCTCGGCTTCGGCTACCGCTGCGGCTTCCTCGGCCTGCTGCACCTGGAGATCATCCGGGAGCGCCTGGAGCGCGAGTTCAACCTCGACCTGATCTCCACCGCCCCGAACGTGATCTACCGGGTGGTGATGGAGGACGGCACCGAGCACACCGTCACCAACCCGAGCGAGTTCCCGACCGGCAAGATCGCCGAGGTGTTCGAGCCGGTCGTGCGCGGCACGATCCTGGCGCCGAACGAGTTCGTCGGCGCGATCATGGAGCTGTGCCAGTCCCGCCGCGGCAACCTGCAGGGCATGGACTACCTCTCCGAGGACCGGGTCGAGCTGCGCTACACCCTGCCGCTCGCCGAGATCGTCTTCGACTTCTTCGACCAGCTGAAGTCCAAGACCCGCGGCTACGCCTCGCTCGACTACGAGCCCATCGGCGAGCAGAGCGCCAACCTGGTGAAGGTCGACATCCTGCTGCACGGCGACGCGGTGGACGCGTTCTCCGCGATCGTGCACAAGGACAAGGCCTACAACTACGGCGTGATGATGGCCGGCAAGCTGCAGAAGCTGATCCCGCGCCAGCAGTTCGAGGTGCCGATCCAGGCCGCCATCGGCTCCCGGGTGATCGCCCGCGAGACGGTCCGCGCCATCCGCAAGGACGTCCTCGCCAAGTGCTACGGCGGTGACATCTCGCGTAAGCGCAAGCTGCTGGAGAAGCAGAAGGAAGGCAAGAAGCGGATGAAGATGGTCGGCCGCGTGGAGGTGCCGCAGGAGGCCTTCATCGCCGCGCTGTCCACCGACGCGGAGGCGCCGAAGGAAAAGAAGTAG
- the rpsT gene encoding 30S ribosomal protein S20, which yields MANIKSQIKRNKTNEKARLRNKAVKSSLKTALRKAREAAAAGEAEKAVELARAASKALDKAVSKGVIHANQAANKKSAITKRVNTAAQA from the coding sequence GTGGCGAACATCAAGTCCCAGATCAAGCGCAACAAGACCAACGAGAAGGCGCGCCTGCGCAACAAGGCCGTCAAGTCCTCGCTGAAGACCGCTCTGCGCAAGGCCCGTGAGGCCGCCGCCGCCGGCGAGGCCGAGAAGGCCGTCGAGCTGGCCCGCGCCGCCTCCAAGGCGCTGGACAAGGCCGTGAGCAAGGGCGTCATCCACGCCAACCAGGCCGCCAACAAGAAGTCGGCCATCACCAAGCGCGTCAACACCGCCGCCCAGGCCTGA
- a CDS encoding M14 family zinc carboxypeptidase: protein MARKRSTTLAAGTVAALTVLALSAAPMATAQNTRPSAAQSMVVYRVPTHTAEDARTLSAEGFDLLEHRQGSDLFVLGDAREGTRLRLLGFAPTVEQTLPGPTPTPLRPPPRSGQLPTANPDETYYGGYHTVNAHYAHLDQVASQHPDLATVVTYGQSWRKQTGKPNGYDLKAVCITKLTAGDCRRTPNSAKPRFFLMSQIHARELTTGEVSWRWIDHLTGGYGTDKDVTALLDSTEIWVVPIANPDGVDIVQQGGDSPNYQRKNADDANGGSCDLFGQTGVDLNRNAGTHWGGLGTSTDPCSEIYLGPQADSEVENSALEGLFRDLYPAVRGPGDTDPAPADTRGIMITMHSDASMVIFPWGHDRAVHTGNDAALRALAGKLGALTGYQPGQAGEILYDAAGGTDDWIYDKLGTASFTIEVGDSDSRGCSGFMPAYSCQDSYFWPKMKPALMYAATHAPAPYSTTAGD, encoded by the coding sequence ATGGCCAGGAAGCGTTCAACCACCCTCGCGGCGGGCACAGTTGCCGCGCTCACCGTGCTCGCGCTGTCCGCCGCGCCGATGGCCACAGCCCAGAACACCCGGCCGTCGGCCGCCCAGAGCATGGTCGTCTACCGCGTCCCCACCCACACGGCAGAGGACGCCCGAACCCTCTCCGCCGAGGGCTTCGACCTGCTCGAACACCGCCAGGGCAGTGATCTGTTCGTCCTCGGCGACGCCCGCGAGGGCACCCGGCTGCGCCTGCTCGGCTTCGCGCCGACCGTCGAGCAGACGCTGCCCGGGCCGACACCGACACCGCTCCGGCCTCCTCCCAGGAGCGGCCAACTCCCCACCGCGAACCCGGACGAGACCTACTACGGCGGCTACCACACGGTCAACGCCCACTACGCACACCTGGACCAAGTCGCCTCCCAGCACCCGGACCTGGCCACCGTCGTGACGTACGGACAGTCCTGGCGCAAGCAGACCGGGAAGCCCAACGGCTACGACCTGAAGGCCGTCTGCATCACCAAGCTCACAGCGGGCGACTGCCGGCGCACCCCGAACTCGGCCAAGCCCCGGTTCTTCCTGATGAGCCAGATCCACGCCCGCGAACTCACCACCGGCGAGGTCTCCTGGCGCTGGATCGACCACCTCACCGGCGGCTACGGCACCGACAAGGACGTCACCGCGCTCCTCGACTCCACCGAGATCTGGGTCGTGCCGATCGCCAACCCCGACGGCGTCGACATCGTCCAGCAGGGCGGCGACAGCCCCAACTACCAGCGCAAGAACGCCGACGACGCCAACGGCGGCTCCTGCGACCTCTTCGGCCAGACCGGCGTCGACCTCAACCGCAACGCCGGCACGCACTGGGGCGGACTGGGCACCTCGACCGACCCGTGCTCCGAGATCTACCTCGGCCCGCAGGCCGACTCCGAGGTCGAGAACAGCGCCCTGGAAGGCCTGTTCCGCGACCTGTACCCGGCGGTGCGCGGCCCCGGCGACACCGACCCCGCCCCGGCGGACACCCGAGGAATCATGATCACCATGCACAGCGACGCCAGCATGGTCATCTTCCCCTGGGGCCACGACCGCGCCGTCCACACCGGCAACGACGCCGCCCTGCGTGCCCTGGCCGGCAAGCTCGGCGCCCTCACCGGCTACCAGCCCGGCCAGGCCGGCGAAATCCTCTACGACGCCGCCGGGGGCACGGACGACTGGATCTACGACAAGCTCGGCACCGCCAGCTTCACCATCGAGGTCGGCGACAGCGACTCCCGCGGCTGCTCCGGGTTCATGCCCGCCTACTCCTGCCAGGACTCCTACTTCTGGCCCAAGATGAAGCCCGCCCTCATGTACGCCGCCACCCACGCTCCGGCGCCCTACAGCACCACCGCCGGCGACTGA
- a CDS encoding antibiotic biosynthesis monooxygenase family protein, whose protein sequence is MILESALLDVLPGREDEFLAAFAEARPLIAVQRGFRSLELRRCLDEGRGSRFLLQVEWETLADHTEGFRGSAEYQRWRELLHRFYRPFPEVEHYGEPLLSA, encoded by the coding sequence GTGATCCTCGAAAGCGCCCTGCTCGACGTCCTGCCCGGCCGGGAGGACGAGTTCCTCGCCGCCTTCGCCGAGGCGCGGCCACTGATCGCCGTGCAGCGCGGCTTCCGCTCGCTGGAACTGAGGCGCTGCCTCGACGAAGGGCGCGGCTCGCGCTTCCTGCTCCAGGTGGAATGGGAGACTCTCGCCGACCACACCGAAGGGTTCCGCGGCTCGGCCGAGTACCAGCGATGGCGCGAGCTGCTGCACCGGTTCTACCGGCCGTTCCCGGAGGTCGAGCACTACGGCGAGCCGCTGCTCAGCGCGTAG
- a CDS encoding ABC transporter ATP-binding protein, with amino-acid sequence MTTLGKPDAGKPDAGEPAPTRLPSDSQAAAARRGPAGPGRFMGGQGAEKSMDFKGSGKRLLALLRPERGLLAGVLGLGVLSIGCAVTGPRVLGHATDLIFAGVVGARFAPGASKEQVVDGLRAHGQGGVADLLSSVSFTPGQGMDFGAIGTILLWVLAIYVASALFGIVQGRLATKAIQRAGYRLRQDVEAKLARLPLSYFDKQPRGEVLSRVTNDIDNIGQSMQQTMGQVVNSLLTVVGVLAMMFWISPLLALIALVSVPLSVVVAAKVGKRAQPQFVQQWASTGKLNAHIEEMYTGHALVKVFGRQRESAETFREHNEALFASSFRAQFISGIIQPAMMLIGNLQYVLVAVVGGLRVASGALSIGDVQAFIQYSRQFSQPLTQVASMANLVQSGVASAERVFELLDAPEQTPEPAMPERPDAVRGRVAFQDVSFRYEPEKPLIEDLSLKVEPGQTVAIVGPTGAGKTTLVNLLMRFYEVSSGRITLDGVDVSAMSREDLRSGIGMVLQDTWLFGGTIADNIAYGAQGATREQVIEAARAAHVDRFVRTLPDGYDTVIDDEGTGVSAGEKQLITIARAFLAQPSILVLDEATSSVDTRTEVLIQRAMARLRTGRTSFVIAHRLSTIRDADVILVMENGSIVEQGSHDELIAAGGAYARLYQAQFAEAVAEVD; translated from the coding sequence GTGACCACCCTCGGAAAGCCCGACGCCGGCAAGCCCGACGCCGGCGAGCCGGCACCCACCCGGCTGCCCAGCGACTCGCAGGCCGCCGCGGCCCGCCGCGGCCCCGCCGGACCGGGCCGCTTCATGGGCGGCCAGGGCGCCGAGAAGTCCATGGACTTCAAGGGCTCCGGCAAACGACTGCTCGCCCTCCTGCGCCCCGAACGCGGCCTGCTGGCCGGAGTGCTGGGCCTCGGCGTGCTCAGCATCGGCTGCGCCGTCACCGGCCCCAGGGTGCTCGGCCACGCCACCGACCTGATCTTCGCCGGGGTGGTCGGCGCCCGCTTCGCGCCCGGCGCCTCCAAGGAACAGGTCGTCGACGGGCTGCGCGCCCACGGCCAGGGCGGCGTCGCCGACCTGCTCTCCTCGGTCAGCTTCACCCCCGGCCAGGGCATGGACTTCGGCGCCATCGGCACCATCCTGCTCTGGGTGCTGGCGATCTACGTCGCCTCCGCCCTGTTCGGCATCGTCCAGGGCCGCCTCGCCACCAAGGCGATCCAGCGCGCCGGCTACCGGCTGCGCCAGGACGTCGAGGCCAAACTCGCCCGGCTGCCGCTGAGTTACTTCGACAAGCAGCCGCGCGGCGAGGTGCTCAGCCGGGTCACCAACGACATCGACAACATCGGCCAGTCGATGCAGCAGACCATGGGACAGGTCGTCAACTCGCTGCTCACCGTGGTCGGTGTGCTCGCGATGATGTTCTGGATCTCCCCGCTGCTGGCGCTGATCGCGCTCGTCTCCGTGCCGCTGTCGGTGGTCGTCGCCGCCAAGGTCGGCAAGCGGGCGCAGCCGCAGTTCGTCCAGCAGTGGGCGTCCACCGGCAAGTTGAACGCGCACATCGAGGAGATGTACACCGGGCACGCCCTCGTCAAGGTGTTCGGCCGGCAGCGCGAGTCCGCCGAGACCTTCCGCGAGCACAACGAGGCGCTGTTCGCCTCCAGCTTCCGCGCCCAGTTCATCTCCGGCATCATCCAGCCCGCGATGATGCTGATCGGCAACCTGCAGTACGTGCTGGTCGCCGTCGTCGGCGGCCTGCGGGTCGCCAGCGGCGCGCTGTCCATCGGCGACGTGCAGGCGTTCATCCAGTACTCGCGGCAGTTCAGCCAGCCGCTCACCCAGGTCGCCAGCATGGCCAACCTGGTGCAGTCCGGGGTCGCCTCCGCCGAGCGCGTCTTCGAGCTGCTGGACGCCCCCGAGCAGACCCCCGAACCGGCCATGCCCGAGCGCCCCGACGCCGTCCGCGGCCGCGTCGCCTTCCAGGACGTGTCCTTCCGCTACGAGCCCGAGAAGCCGCTCATCGAGGACCTCTCGCTCAAGGTCGAGCCCGGCCAGACCGTCGCCATCGTCGGCCCCACCGGCGCCGGCAAGACCACCCTGGTCAACCTGCTGATGCGGTTCTACGAGGTCAGCTCCGGGCGGATCACCCTCGACGGGGTCGACGTCTCCGCGATGTCCCGCGAGGACCTGCGCTCCGGCATCGGCATGGTGCTCCAGGACACCTGGCTGTTCGGCGGCACCATCGCCGACAACATCGCCTACGGCGCCCAGGGAGCCACCCGCGAGCAGGTCATCGAAGCCGCCAGGGCAGCACACGTCGACCGCTTCGTACGCACCCTGCCGGACGGCTACGACACCGTCATCGACGACGAGGGCACCGGCGTCAGCGCGGGCGAGAAGCAGCTGATCACCATCGCCCGGGCGTTCCTCGCCCAGCCGTCCATCCTCGTCCTGGACGAGGCGACCAGCTCCGTCGACACCCGCACCGAGGTCCTGATCCAGCGGGCCATGGCCCGGCTGCGCACCGGCCGCACCAGCTTCGTCATCGCGCACCGGCTCTCCACCATCCGGGACGCCGACGTGATCCTGGTGATGGAGAACGGCTCGATCGTCGAACAGGGCTCGCACGACGAGCTGATCGCCGCCGGCGGCGCGTACGCGCGGCTGTACCAGGCGCAGTTCGCGGAGGCCGTGGCCGAGGTCGACTGA
- the sigJ gene encoding RNA polymerase sigma factor SigJ yields the protein MTAQPTAPEQAPDAFETNRRYLGSVAYRLLGSFTDAEDVLQDAWLRWQSTDRAAVTDPRAFLTTVVTRLCYDQLGSARARREAYYGEWLPEPSVSYASAPDSPAELAERGESVSLALLAVLEQLTPAERAAFVLHDVFAVGFEDIAASLDRTPDATRQLASRARRRVKDGGRHANADPAEHRRAVEAFATATARGDIQGLMAVLDPDVVWHADGGGIVRAAARPVLGADKVARLVAGLVAKWFTPEYGLGSALVNGEPGLVWYERATGAVSGVVALTVSGGRITEAFVVVNPEKLGHIRPIEA from the coding sequence GTGACCGCCCAGCCCACCGCCCCCGAACAGGCCCCGGACGCGTTCGAGACGAACCGCCGCTACCTGGGCTCGGTCGCCTACCGGCTGCTCGGCTCCTTCACCGACGCCGAGGACGTCCTCCAGGACGCCTGGCTGCGCTGGCAGTCCACCGACCGGGCCGCCGTCACCGACCCGCGCGCCTTCCTCACCACCGTGGTCACCCGGCTCTGCTACGACCAGCTCGGCTCCGCCCGCGCCCGCCGCGAGGCCTACTACGGCGAGTGGCTGCCGGAGCCGTCCGTCTCCTACGCGAGCGCCCCCGACTCCCCCGCCGAGCTGGCCGAACGCGGCGAGTCCGTCTCGCTCGCCCTGCTCGCCGTACTGGAGCAGCTCACCCCGGCCGAGCGGGCCGCCTTCGTGCTGCACGACGTCTTCGCGGTCGGCTTCGAGGACATCGCCGCTTCCCTGGACCGCACCCCCGACGCCACCCGCCAGCTCGCCTCCCGGGCCCGCCGCCGGGTCAAGGACGGCGGCCGGCACGCGAACGCCGACCCGGCCGAGCACCGGCGGGCCGTCGAGGCGTTCGCGACCGCCACCGCACGCGGCGACATCCAGGGCCTGATGGCCGTCCTGGACCCCGACGTGGTCTGGCACGCCGACGGCGGCGGCATCGTCCGCGCCGCGGCCCGGCCCGTCCTCGGCGCCGACAAGGTGGCCCGATTGGTAGCCGGGCTGGTCGCCAAGTGGTTCACCCCCGAGTACGGGCTCGGCTCCGCGCTGGTCAACGGCGAGCCCGGGCTCGTCTGGTACGAGCGGGCCACCGGCGCCGTCTCCGGTGTGGTCGCCCTCACCGTCTCCGGCGGGCGGATCACCGAGGCGTTCGTGGTGGTCAACCCCGAGAAGCTCGGCCACATCCGCCCGATCGAGGCGTGA
- the holA gene encoding DNA polymerase III subunit delta, with product MARKSAPDDLLAPLTLAVGQEELLLDRAVAQVVAAAKAADPDTDVRDLPPGGLQPGSLAELTTPSLFAERKVIVIRAAQDLSADSVKEVKAYIEAPADEVIMVLVHAGGAKGKGLLDAARKAGAREVACAKLAKAGERLAFVKGEFRSLGRSATPEACQALLDALGSDLRELAAACSQLTSDVEGAIDETVVARYYSGRAEATGFEVADLAVTGRAAEALERLRWALAVGQPPTGITYALASGVRSIGRLATTGRNMRPADLARELGMPPWKVERVRQQMRGWTGDGVAVALTAIAQADAAVKGGSDDPAFALERAVVAVARAARAGSRPAY from the coding sequence ATGGCCAGGAAGAGTGCACCCGACGACCTGCTCGCCCCGCTGACCCTCGCGGTCGGCCAGGAGGAGCTGCTGCTGGACCGCGCGGTCGCCCAGGTGGTGGCGGCGGCGAAGGCGGCGGACCCGGACACCGACGTGCGGGATCTCCCGCCCGGCGGGCTCCAGCCGGGCAGTCTGGCCGAGCTGACCACCCCGTCGCTGTTCGCCGAGCGCAAGGTGATCGTGATCAGGGCCGCCCAGGACCTCTCCGCCGACTCGGTGAAGGAGGTCAAGGCGTACATCGAGGCGCCGGCCGACGAAGTGATCATGGTGCTGGTGCACGCGGGCGGAGCCAAGGGCAAGGGGCTGCTGGACGCGGCGCGCAAGGCGGGCGCGCGTGAGGTGGCGTGCGCGAAGCTGGCCAAGGCCGGCGAGAGGCTGGCGTTCGTCAAGGGCGAGTTCCGCTCGCTCGGGCGGTCCGCCACCCCGGAGGCCTGCCAGGCCCTGCTGGACGCGCTCGGCAGCGATCTGCGCGAGCTGGCCGCCGCGTGCAGCCAGCTCACCTCGGACGTCGAGGGCGCGATCGACGAGACCGTGGTGGCCCGCTACTACAGCGGCCGGGCCGAGGCCACCGGCTTCGAGGTGGCCGACCTGGCGGTCACCGGCCGGGCCGCGGAGGCGCTGGAGCGGCTGCGCTGGGCCCTGGCGGTGGGGCAACCGCCGACGGGCATCACCTACGCGCTGGCGTCCGGCGTGCGCAGCATCGGGCGGCTGGCGACCACCGGACGGAACATGCGTCCGGCCGATCTGGCCCGCGAGTTGGGCATGCCGCCGTGGAAGGTCGAGCGGGTCCGCCAGCAGATGCGCGGCTGGACGGGCGACGGCGTGGCCGTCGCGCTGACCGCGATCGCGCAGGCGGACGCCGCCGTCAAGGGCGGTTCGGACGACCCGGCCTTCGCCCTGGAGCGCGCGGTGGTCGCCGTCGCCCGGGCCGCCCGGGCGGGCAGTCGTCCGGCGTACTGA
- a CDS encoding NAD(P)/FAD-dependent oxidoreductase produces the protein MSSTTEKRIVVLGAGYAGLTAAKGAGRHHTVTLVAPEERLLHRVRQHEAAAGHGRDWPAIDRLARGRRIEHRRARAVELDLAGHKVLLDDGTTLGYDTLVYALGSRTAWHDVPGAAEHAYSAERAADLHRRLRDADRPGTLAVVGGGATGIELATELAEAHPGWRVRIVAAGRVGGIYSPKGRAHIRRVLDRLGVTVHENATVTEVSPAGLRTTAGPIDADVTVWAASMEPHPLAAEAGLAVDDRGRALVDDHLRSVSHPDVHVVGDAAAVTVPGIGTLRMGCATALPQGQYLGKLLDGRTAKPFAYKYVVQCLSLGRRDGLLQLVRGDDSMRPTVLTGAAGRMAKAAIVTGVLSALK, from the coding sequence ATGAGCAGCACCACCGAGAAGCGAATCGTCGTCCTGGGAGCCGGATACGCCGGCCTCACCGCTGCCAAGGGCGCCGGACGCCACCACACCGTCACCCTGGTCGCGCCAGAGGAGCGGCTCCTCCACCGCGTCCGCCAGCACGAGGCGGCGGCCGGCCACGGGCGCGACTGGCCGGCCATCGACCGGCTGGCGCGCGGCCGCCGCATCGAGCACCGGCGGGCCAGGGCCGTCGAACTCGACCTGGCCGGGCACAAGGTCCTGCTCGACGACGGCACCACCCTCGGCTACGACACCCTGGTCTACGCCCTCGGCAGCCGCACCGCCTGGCACGACGTCCCCGGCGCCGCCGAGCACGCCTACTCCGCCGAACGCGCGGCCGACCTCCACCGCCGGCTGCGCGACGCCGACCGGCCCGGCACCCTCGCCGTGGTCGGCGGCGGCGCCACCGGCATCGAGCTGGCCACCGAACTCGCCGAGGCCCACCCGGGCTGGCGGGTGCGGATCGTCGCGGCCGGCCGGGTGGGCGGCATCTACTCGCCCAAGGGCCGCGCCCACATCCGGCGCGTCCTCGACCGGCTCGGCGTCACCGTCCACGAGAACGCCACCGTCACCGAGGTCAGCCCCGCCGGGCTGCGCACCACCGCCGGCCCGATCGACGCGGACGTCACCGTCTGGGCCGCCTCCATGGAGCCGCACCCGCTGGCCGCCGAAGCCGGACTGGCCGTGGACGACCGCGGCCGGGCCCTGGTCGACGACCACCTGCGGTCGGTCTCGCACCCGGACGTCCACGTGGTCGGCGACGCAGCCGCCGTGACCGTCCCCGGCATCGGCACCCTGCGGATGGGCTGCGCCACCGCCCTGCCGCAGGGCCAGTACCTCGGCAAGCTGCTCGACGGGCGCACCGCGAAGCCGTTCGCGTACAAGTACGTCGTGCAGTGCCTGAGCCTCGGCCGGCGGGACGGGCTGCTCCAGCTGGTCCGCGGGGACGACTCGATGCGCCCCACCGTGCTCACCGGGGCGGCTGGACGGATGGCCAAGGCCGCGATCGTCACCGGGGTGCTCTCCGCGCTGAAGTAG